A genomic segment from Oryctolagus cuniculus chromosome 16 unlocalized genomic scaffold, mOryCun1.1 SUPER_16_unloc_1, whole genome shotgun sequence encodes:
- the RAB11B gene encoding ras-related protein Rab-11B: MGTRDDEYDYLFKVVLIGDSGVGKSNLLSRFTRNEFNLESKSTIGVEFATRSIQVDGKTIKAQIWDTAGQERYRAITSAYYRGAVGALLVYDIAKHLTYENVERWLKELRDHADSNIVIMLVGNKSDLRHLRAVPTDEARAFAEKNNLSFIETSALDSTNVEEAFKNILTEIYRIVSQKQIADRAAHDESPGNNVVDISVPPTTDGQKPSKLQCCQSL; encoded by the exons tggTGCTCATCGGGGACTCAGGCGTGGGCAAGAGCAACCTGCTGTCGCGCTTCACCCGTAACGAGTTCAACCTGGAGAGCAAGAGCACCATTGGCGTGGAGTTCGCCACCCGCAGCATCCAGGTGGACGGCAAGACCATCAAGGCGCAGATCTGGGACACCGCCGGCCAGGAGCGCTACCGCGCCATCACCTCCGC GTACTACCGTGGCGCAGTGGGCGCTCTGCTGGTGTACGACATTGCCAAGCACCTGACCTACGAGAACGTGGAGCGCTGGCTGAAGGAGCTGCGGGACCACGCCGACAGCAACATCGTCATCATGCTGGTCGGCAACAAGAGCGACCTGCGCCACCTGCGGGCCGTGCCCACGGATGAGGCCCGCGCCTTTGCAG AGAAGAACAACCTGTCCTTCATCGAGACCTCAGCCTTGGATTCCACCAACGTAGAGGAAGCATTCAAGAACATCCTCACAG AGATCTACCGCATCGTGTCACAGAAGCAGATCGCCGACCGCGCCGCGCACGACGAGTCCCCCGGCAACAACGTGGTGGACATCAGCGTGCCGCCCACCACCGACGGACAGAAGCCCAGCAAGCTGCAGTGCTGCCAGAGCCTGTGA